In Cryptomeria japonica chromosome 5, Sugi_1.0, whole genome shotgun sequence, the genomic window CTTACATCACCAATAGTAGGGCCAGCAAAAATGACCACATTCATGGGGAGAGGTCTATTTGGTGGAACCTTTTCCACTCCTTTAAACCTCTCGTGCTTACTAAAGGTTGCTCTACCAGAGCCTAGGCCATTAAAGGCATTTGCTGCTTTAAAGACATTATTGAGAATGATAGACTTATTAACTGGGATACCCTTAGGGTTATATATGATCTTCAGGTTTCCCAAAAGAGAACTTACAATATGGTGAAGTATGTGTGTGCTGATCTGCAATTGCCTAAAAGTTGTAAGATGAATAATGAAAGGTGCACTGATCTTATttgaaataataatatttttatttccaATGTCAAAGTTATTAATGTCTATAATACCCTCTCGTATGATGAATCTATTATAAAGTATGCTAACACTTTGTGGTATGCAGATTTCTCTGTAAAACAGTGGCAAAAGATATTCACACGGCTTTGGAGCAGTCCTACCACTCCTAAGAAAAAATGTTTTAGATGGTTAATGATTATTAATAAGCTGCCTTTCAAAAAAGATCATAATAATAATGATATATGTAATGTGTGTAGAGTGCCTGAGTCTGTCAGGCACATTTTTTTTTAGTGCAatattgctagagaaatttggttgTTGTTTGGTATTTCTATTCCTAATTAGATTCTTATCTTAGATGTTCTCACTGGGTACATTAAGGGGTTGAAAAGGATACTAACCTATTTTGGCATATTCTATCTACTGAGATTTTATGGCAtatctggaaaattagaaatgaagataagtTCCAAGGTAAagctagggcccttactgagtcattTCGTGGACTCACTCTCCAGCGCATCTTTTTGCAAGTATCTGttacaatgaagatagagaagaaCAAATTCCTTAGGTTCCTTAAAGATGGACAAGCCAAGATGTTCATACATGAGCTAGAGAATGGGTATAAATAGAGGCGGGCCGCAGGGGAGCACAAGTCCATTGATACAACATTGGAGAGTCTTGGGGTTGAGATTGGGAAAGCTAGAGACCCAATGTTGGAGCATATTCAGATGCTAAGCCAATTACTTGAGGGAAAGCATGCAGTATGGATGGAAGGCCCTCTGGGGTGGACGACTTGGATGGCGGCCTTTCAGGACCATGAATAGATGTGATGAAATGATGTTTGAACATGCCCATAGTATTAGCATACCCATGTGATCTGGCCACTTCATACTACAGACTAGTTTTTTGTAGATATATGCATAGACACTAAGAGTGTTTGGATCTACGATCCATATGTACACATAGTTGTAAACAATTAGATACTGTTGGAGACAAGTTTTTGTATCAATTTACcccttatatgcaatataaaaaaaaattaaaggcttaaacaataaataaatacatattttatatttaattttactaGGAAAATATTACTTAGATGCAAATATTATTTTTCAATATTATAATTAAGCACATGGTGTTGGAGGAAAAGGGAAAGACCATAACACTTGGCATAATAGAGAAGGGGAGTTACAAAGCAATGAATAAATCTATTATTAGCATATTCTATGACAACATGGGAATTACAACATTTAtttctttttgaaagaaaaaatataatattagcACCCTTATGACAAAATAGGAGTTAATATTTAATCTATGACATGGAGTAATGGATGCTATTTTTTTGAAAGGAAACTCTTAATAATAGAAttatctttcatttcttgcaaacaaAATTATCCTCAAACTTCTATAAATTAAGAAGATTTTAGGAGTATACAACATGCTTTGTTTAGAgaagttttcttttgttttgtagGTCTTATTTAAAAGAAAGGAAGAAGGCATCATCAAAGTGGAAAGAAAGGAGGAAGTTTTTATTTGATTTGTACAAGATCTTGCATTCCAGGTAAGTTCTTTTTAACTCATCTAATATCTTTGAgaaaatttattttgaataataagattaatttcttaaattattttataaaataaaatctttAGAAAAGATAAACAAAACTTATTGTTAAAAGAAACCAAGATTTTTcaaacaaattttgattttttatccaCTCAAAAAAATCttcttgaaataaaaaatgatgataataataattacaaactttaaaaaataaaatatttaataattatatatatatataaatatatcttttaattattaatgattttgtatatatcaatttaaattaattgtatataatttatttaaaatatatataataactttaaaaaataatattattgataTAAATCAGGCAtgtattaaaattttgtttaaaaaactacattatataaaattaatatattaatatattaataaaatattaattttattaaatttaataattaaaataattttttgtgtatatatatataaataaaattaacccTATCTTTATGGGCGGCGATTTGAACGGCCGTCGGCCCTTAAAGTGGGCGCGGACCCCATGCAAGTTGGGGCCGCGTACCTATATATGGCcccctttatttaatttttttattataatttttttgtaatttaaaaattgattgcattttaaattttatattttaaatgctagttataatttatttcaaatgttttaaaagtattttataattcaaataatatattaatttgaagatatttttaatttaaatatcattttaatttagatattaatttattgtttatattaatggataaatggtaatacataaataattattattatcattaaaCAATTCAAgatctaatttatttattcaaattattCTATTTTGAGGCAATGATAAATTTATtagaaattttaataatttaaatattaaatctgAAAAAATGGAAAGCTTATAAACAATAATCAAGTATATAACTAGTCATCAAATTTTCATACAATAAATTTAATAGATTTAATTTTACATGCAAGATCTTATAATATTTAATTCATAACTTCAACTTGATAAATTAATGGAATTTATTTTTAGCTAGTAtttatttcatttcctttttttttggatAATTAATAATAGTCAAATTCAAACTAGATAAATTTGTGGGTGACTTAATTGAATTTCTAATATAACttgtatttaattcattttattttgaaaGGTAATTAATGTTTGTTGAATTCAAATTTATGGGTGAATTATTAGAATCTACTTTTAGCATTTCCAATACAACTAATATTTATTTGAACATTTCATTATGAAGAGTAATTAATATTAGTCAAATTCAAACTAGATAAATGGATGAATTAAATTGAAtctatttttagaattttcaaTTTATCTCGTATTTATTTCATCTCTAAGATAATTAATGAGTCAAATTCAAACTACATAAATTTATGGGTGAATGGataaatataacatttacttcaagtaaaaaatattaattaatattattagttAAATTTGATTCCAGATTATTTAATTTAGCATTCTTTGTATTTTAAAAGTTTTATCTTTTTTCACTACTAATTGAATTCATTGATCAATTTAATTCTAGAAGAAAAATTAATAgtatttatttctaaaataattagatgtattactattgtttatttcaaataataatagttataattataaaaatatctAGTTTTAATTCCTAAGTAACTAGCATTAGTTTTGCTTATAGATAGATAAACGTTTATTGTAAGATAATTTTCATTGTTATTCCTAAAgtaatattgaaaaaaaatatagTCTAAATCTAAAAGTATTAGATAAATTTATAATGTAAATGAAGGGAGTATTTAGTATTACATTATTGTAAAAAATAAATAGTATAAAAAATTATGTTTAAAGACATTTTAAAATCATTTGCAAAATAATTAGTATTAAATTATCTTCAAGGACAAATAGTGATAATCTAGCAGTTATTATTGTTTTATTGTCATTTGAAAGTAATTAAAATTATAgaataattaactaaatttatactACAAAGGTTGATTTCaaaagatataatttaatttattaaagacAACTAAAATTAATCAAACTTAATGATAGTTGAATTTATATTAAAAGGATAGTTTTTAATAACTTAGTACATTTGAACCTATATTTAAAAATAGTTAATAGTTAAGTCTccacttattttaaaaaaaaaaaattctaggaaataagtaTAGTTGAATTTATTAATATTAGCATtatttaaaatagaataattaattaagttaaaGAAATTAGTATAGTCTATAAAACTAGGTTAGGTAAAGAAACACAATTGTGACTCATAGATTGAGTTAGGTATTAAATGTCTTATAGTTTATAATGGTTAGATGTGTGGTTGACTCATAAAGATTCTATATATTTGTCACTATAATTCTATGTTAATGCCCTTTGGTGTGATATCCTCATTCTACTCAAAGGATATATACCATATGTTTGCAAtccttttattttgaattttgtatttccTTTTGTGTTCTAATGTAGACCTTGTTGCAATAACTGATTGTAGACAACTTAAGTTTTCATATACATGTGTGGTTAGGGTCTCATATGGATTTGGTCATAAATCATAGGGACTCAAATAATAAAAAGTAAGAGATTTGTGTAGACATGATTACCTCTATACTAGTTGTAGTGCATATTTTTATGCGATTCTTATTCCAAGGCCTTAGTAGGTATGTTAGTAACTAACATCTACACATATGTACTTAATTACACGTTTTAGAGTTTGTAATGCTTTAGATGTGGTTGCTTAAGACCTAGCTTATAAGTCTTCCATCCTTTTGGGAGAAGACCTTAGAGAATATCTCCCTTGGCCCAAAAGGCAAAGGAGAGTTCATCCACTTTTGTGCATTGGCCCATAATTCCATCTACCTTTTTCAAGTGACGTCCCTCAAGCTTGAGTTTTGACATGTATTTTAAAATTGTTGAAAAAATTATTTTGAGAACTAACATCTTACAAAACATAATACATTAACTTTAATCTATAATCAAATTTGAAATCATAGTTAAGAAAATCAATATTAATTACATAATCCTTCTAACTGATTATATATGAAGGGCATTAATTGTATCATAAAGTAGTCACAATGTAAGCTAATTAAATACTAATAATTATAAAAATGAATTGACGGTGCACCACTAACAGTATCTACCAGTCACAACAGTTCACAGCGTACTGCATAGTAGAATACTGTAAATATACCTTATTTAAGGTATAAAATACGGGCAGAACTCAGAAGCATGTTCTTTCCAAGGATAACCTGACACTATAAAGAATACAAAAAGATTTGTTAGACAGGCTTCAGTCAAATGGGTCAAAGCTTGATGAGATTGATATCCATTATGGACAATATGGCCGCCAGTTCCAGTTGTATGATCCCTTTTCCCACGATTTCTCTGGTCAACTTTTGACCATTTCATGACACCAATACCCATGATCTTGACTGATTTTTTAAGCATTATTTTTCTATGATTTTGATTGGTTTTTAAACTTCTTTTAATCTTTTTTCTTCCTCACAAGCTAACTGGGATTCAAAGCTGCAGATTCTCATAAActatagacatatatatgtattCATACATGGTGGCTTACTAGTAGTGTTTGTATTATTTATATTGGAAGAAGGTTGTATATGAGGGCTTTGAGGCTTGATATTGGCATTATCTAGTGTGAAATGTTGACTGTAATGATTTGTTTCTTGTATAAATGTTATAAGGAAAATTGATGTTGCAACTGCTTTTGAGAAAATCTAAATTGGCAGAAAGTTTCAGTGACTTGCAATGGAAAAGAAGGTGGAGAGTAGTAGCTGCAATGTTGAGGACAGGTTTGGAATCAGAATTGAGAGAAATCCTTCTCAGTCTCGCTTGTCAGATCTTGGCATCCATTACTGGCCTAAGTATGTGCTGCTCCAATTCTCATGTCTTCATTTTTACAAACTCTTTATGGAATTGTCTTTGTTGTTCACCAGCTCTAGCAGATAGATTTTAATTTTTCAGGTCACTCAGTCTAACTGGCTATAAAAGGAAAGAGTTTCAACAACGAAAACTCACCTGAACATAGACACCCAGATGCGTTTCTTAGCTTCCATCTGGTTAAAAATTGGGAAATGGCTATCTGAGTCTTTAGAATGCACCAATGTATAAATTATCCTTATATATCATAGCATCTGGTTAAAAATTGGGAAATGGCTATCTGAGTCTTTAGAATGCACCAATGTATAAATTACCCTTATATACCATAGTTTATATATTGGTGCATTCTAAGAACAAGAAAGCTTTTCCAAAAAAATTGGAGGTCCTGGCGAAGCTTTAGAAAAACTATGCAATAGGATGGTTTACTATATACTTCTCACTAGCTTAATCTCATACAATTCCATATCTTGGTACATAAATGCTGTATTCTAAAAGAACATTAGTTATTGCTTTATGACAAGTCATTTATTCAGCTTATTGTTTCTAACTGTGTTAACACATGTTATTCAACATAGGGAAGGCCCAGGGAACTGGTTATCTACTGTAATAGTTTGAATACATGGAATTTCATACAACCTGCTCTAGCTATTCTGCTGCTCATGGAATGTAATGTTATCCTAAAAAATGAGAGAGCCACAAGAGCCTTAAACATTATTGGGTAAGTGGTAAATCCAGCGTATTCCTTGATGGGCTTTGGCTTCTGCAAGTTATAAAGTTTAAACATCCTTAGAAGGTTGCTCTGTTTTTTTGACATTCAGGTCTGTTCTTGTTCATTCATGTATGGTTTGTAAACATTAAGGTGAgcagaaaatattaaaataatgttactGTTCATCATTTTCAATGGGTATGTCGTGAATAGACTCGAGGTAAGAGAACACAGAGAAAGAAACTCTGCAGCTCTTAAAGATTAGATGCTCTTTCCTGCTGTCTGGCTGCAAATCCAATGGAAGTACATTGAAACTGATTACAAATTTGACCAGACAACACAGGAAAAGATGGCTCCCAAGGATCCACCGACTTTGCCAGTAATCAATCATTTTTAGGTATATTCTTTGTTTTAGGTACATTCTTTTAGGTACAGGGTAACCTTCACCATTTTGACCATACTTTTTCGAAAGCTTCTTTATCTTGGTCTGGCCTATCTTTGCATATGAAAATGCTTATATAACCATTTTTTTTATTAGATCTTGTGTTAGTTTTGCATTAACATTTTAGATCACATTTTAATCTAATTTTTAATGTATTTGTCAATGATCAGATAGATTGATCTTAAACAACTGACACTTTTTTGATGAAAATAATTTCTGAATTTGATTGTGTAttagtttttgcatcaacatttcggatcacactctgtgatctatcatcactttctttgtttgaaaatttgaactaaattaCTGTTTTTTCCTATTATTTAGATTGTGAGTTTATGATGTGACTAAGATATATTCATCATTTGATGTATGGCATGTGAAAAGCTGGATATAGCTGGAATTAGTGTTGTTCATGGGTGTGAAAGCTGAAACCAGCTGTTTCTGTCCAAACATCTAGTTAGAACTAACCTTGTTGGCACATGCTGCACACTTCAGAAGTAGTTGGAGATATTAAAATGTAAATGGTGTTTTTGAATTCTTTTCTCCCATTCAGTGCCTCTgatatcatattatatatatatatatatatatatatatatatatatatatacaattattaAGCAGATCAAAAGTGGGTTTACAAAAATATTCACAATGTGGGTTCTCCTGTCTGAGTGATTATTGAAGTCTGGGTACAGTGTATTTAATGTTTTTGGGGCCATGGTTTGACTAGTGTTGTTTTTGTGTTTGTGTTGACACAGGTGGGGCTGCCCCCCAGGCAGGTTTCCACTGACATTTGATGCAGAAGAGACCTGTTATCTTGTGAAGGGGAAAGTGAAGGCTTATCCAAAAGGGTGTTCAGACTACATTGAGTTTGGTGCAGGCGATTTGGTTGTCTTTCCAAAAGGATTGAGCTGCACATGGGACGTATCTATTGCTGTTGACAAACATTATAAATTTGATTGATGTAACTTCTTTTACTGTAATGTCAACACATTCAATTGGGTGCAACTGCAGATCTGGTTTCTGATATATAAGGCTTTTCTAGACCAAAGTTAGAATTGGGTTTTTGAGGTTCCAATTCTTGTAACTTTGTATTTCATCTGGGATAATAAATTCTGAGACTGTTAGTTCACGAAGTGCGCGATTTTTAAAGAAAGCTATCTCATAAATATTGCTTGACAATTGATGACATGAAGTAAACATGGTATAAGAAATTTTATTTCCTCGTTAGCTTTTGATAAGTTTTTTTTGGCATGATATACTGAAAAAGGAGCAGTGAGAACTGTATGACAGAAGTTAAGTACATAACTTTAGTAGGGAAATCTGCAATTTTTTTGGGATCATTTCTATTATGCATCTATTTTGACAAAATGTCTTAACTATGTATATATTAATAAATTTGAGATTTTTGTTTTAATTTGTATTCATTTATCTAATCTTTAATATgtacattttcatatatttagCCATTATCttatttttatatatgtacatcttaatatatttattatatttgttTATACACTTACTGATATGTAATAATTATGCATTTGAATCCAACCGTTTGACCATCTTGTATCATTTATATGGTTGTGGACTTGACTTTATtctcaaaatttaaaaatatccAAATTCTCATATAAAGCCACTATCTTATGTCTATATGTACATAGCTCATTACATTCACCAAAACCTTACTTTTATTATGCTTATTCATATACCTACCAATATGTAATCACTATGCATTTgaattgtcacaaccctcctttatcacttttgaatttaaatcacaattttattttatctttggataagctatttaaatgattagagtaaatgttataaaaagaatgaaaaataatgac contains:
- the LOC131045819 gene encoding uncharacterized protein LOC131045819; protein product: MEKKVESSSCNVEDRFGIRIERNPSQSRLSDLGIHYWPKWGCPPGRFPLTFDAEETCYLVKGKVKAYPKGCSDYIEFGAGDLVVFPKGLSCTWDVSIAVDKHYKFD